In Cycloclasticus sp., a single genomic region encodes these proteins:
- the wrbA gene encoding NAD(P)H:quinone oxidoreductase: MSVEVLVLFYSRHGATADMASLIARGIEKVDGVQAKIRTVPAISSVCEATQDDIPSSGALYASLDDLKHCDGLVLGSPTRFGNMAAPLKYFLDGTSNLWLSGALIGKPAAVFTSTSSLHGGQETTLTSMMLPLLHHGMLLAGLPYSETALLETASGGTPYGASHLAGVDNARKLDEHESTLCIALGKRVATLAKKLA, encoded by the coding sequence ATGAGCGTAGAAGTTCTGGTTTTATTTTATAGTCGCCACGGCGCTACCGCCGACATGGCAAGCCTTATTGCACGCGGCATAGAAAAAGTGGACGGTGTGCAGGCCAAGATTCGTACTGTGCCAGCCATTTCCAGCGTTTGCGAAGCAACACAAGATGACATTCCTAGCAGCGGTGCCTTATACGCCAGCTTAGATGATCTTAAACACTGTGACGGTCTAGTATTGGGTAGCCCAACCCGCTTTGGCAATATGGCCGCCCCACTGAAATACTTTCTTGATGGCACCAGCAACCTTTGGTTATCGGGTGCGCTTATCGGCAAACCGGCCGCGGTTTTCACTTCAACTAGTAGCCTGCACGGTGGACAAGAAACAACGCTCACCTCCATGATGCTACCGTTACTTCACCACGGCATGTTATTAGCCGGCTTACCGTATTCCGAAACAGCATTATTAGAAACCGCATCTGGAGGCACGCCATACGGCGCTAGTCATTTAGCCGGCGTCGATAATGCTCGAAAACTAGACGAACACGAGTCAACGCTTTGCATTGCTCTAGGAAAACGAGTGGCAACACTCGCTAAAAAACTCGCTTAA
- the rfaD gene encoding ADP-glyceromanno-heptose 6-epimerase — protein sequence MIIVTGGAGFIGSNIVQGLNDRGIDNILVVDDLEDGTKFKNIVDGRIADYMDKDDFLDSVLGGDFDDVTIEAIFHEGACSSTTEWDGQFMMENNYEYSKTIFHFCQEKRVPFIYASSASVYGGGSVFKEDLANEEPLNVYGYSKFLFDQYVRAQEAKNHQEVKSQVVGLRYFNVYGPREQHKGSMASVAFHLNNQLLDAGEIKLFAGCDGYGDGEQVRDFVYVGDVVDVNLWFLDNPRVSGIFNCGTGKSQPFNDVANGVLDYHQKGHLSYIPFPEHLVGHYQSFTEADLTALRAAGCDHAFKTVDEGVKCYMEWLNAS from the coding sequence ATGATAATCGTAACAGGCGGTGCGGGCTTTATTGGCAGCAATATTGTGCAAGGTTTAAATGACAGAGGAATCGACAATATTTTGGTGGTCGATGACCTTGAGGACGGAACGAAATTTAAAAACATCGTTGATGGGCGTATTGCCGATTATATGGATAAGGACGATTTTTTAGATAGCGTGCTAGGTGGTGATTTTGATGATGTAACGATCGAGGCCATTTTTCATGAAGGGGCTTGCTCTTCCACGACCGAGTGGGATGGCCAGTTTATGATGGAAAATAATTATGAGTATTCGAAAACTATTTTCCACTTTTGCCAAGAAAAAAGGGTGCCTTTTATCTACGCATCAAGCGCATCAGTGTATGGCGGGGGAAGCGTTTTTAAGGAAGATTTGGCGAACGAAGAGCCGCTGAATGTTTACGGCTATTCAAAATTCCTGTTTGATCAATATGTGCGCGCGCAAGAAGCAAAAAACCATCAAGAGGTAAAGAGCCAAGTGGTCGGGCTGCGTTATTTTAATGTCTATGGGCCGCGTGAACAGCACAAAGGTAGCATGGCGAGTGTGGCATTTCACTTGAACAACCAGCTGCTCGATGCTGGTGAAATAAAGCTCTTTGCGGGTTGTGATGGCTATGGTGATGGTGAGCAAGTGCGCGATTTTGTTTATGTGGGTGACGTGGTTGACGTGAATTTATGGTTTTTAGATAACCCAAGAGTGTCCGGCATATTTAACTGTGGCACGGGTAAAAGCCAGCCCTTTAATGACGTGGCGAACGGTGTTCTTGATTATCACCAAAAGGGGCATTTAAGCTATATTCCATTTCCAGAGCATTTAGTTGGGCATTACCAGAGTTTTACAGAAGCAGACTTAACGGCACTTCGCGCTGCGGGCTGTGACCATGCCTTTAAAACCGTGGACGAAGGTGTGAAGTGTTATATGGAATGGTTAAACGCTAGTTAG
- a CDS encoding AI-2E family transporter yields the protein MGNENNKYGLIFIALVGVIYLLSPILMPFLSAALLAYLGNPVVDWLEKNKWHRTLAVTLVFAIIFTSLTTVVIILLPLIEQQVSALIEKVPAIIGWAKEIALPWLQLRLSVFGQVDSDKLQQTLQENIGGAGSVLASVFGSISSSGMALLSGLANIVLVPVVTFYFLRDWNAMVAKTHDTFPRRMEGKLTAITQEVDSVLGAFFKGQVLVMISLAIIYYAGLSLAGLEFALLIGLLIGLVSFVPYLGLIIGVVLACAASIFQLHDASGLLPILIVFGVAQMLESVVLTPILVGDKIGLHPVAVIFSVMAGGQLFGFTGVLLALPVAAVLLVLLRHANKQYKESELYTNT from the coding sequence ATGGGTAACGAGAATAATAAATACGGTTTGATTTTTATTGCCTTGGTAGGCGTTATTTACCTGCTGTCGCCTATTTTGATGCCGTTTTTAAGTGCAGCGCTCTTGGCTTACTTGGGTAATCCAGTTGTGGATTGGCTAGAGAAAAATAAATGGCACCGGACTCTGGCGGTGACGTTAGTTTTTGCCATTATCTTTACGAGCTTAACGACGGTTGTCATCATTCTGCTGCCGCTAATAGAGCAGCAAGTCTCAGCGTTAATAGAAAAAGTACCGGCCATTATTGGTTGGGCTAAAGAAATAGCCTTGCCTTGGTTGCAACTGCGCTTAAGTGTGTTTGGCCAAGTTGATAGTGATAAGTTACAGCAAACATTACAAGAAAATATCGGTGGGGCCGGCAGTGTTTTAGCGAGTGTGTTCGGCTCTATCAGCTCATCGGGGATGGCGCTTTTGTCTGGCTTGGCTAATATTGTATTGGTCCCCGTCGTTACGTTTTATTTTCTGCGAGATTGGAATGCCATGGTTGCAAAAACACATGATACGTTTCCTCGTCGAATGGAAGGAAAGCTAACGGCAATTACGCAGGAAGTTGATTCTGTTTTAGGAGCCTTTTTTAAAGGACAAGTTCTGGTGATGATAAGTTTGGCGATTATTTATTATGCGGGGCTTTCTTTGGCGGGTTTGGAGTTCGCCTTGTTGATTGGTTTGTTGATTGGGCTGGTCAGCTTTGTACCGTATTTAGGCCTAATTATCGGCGTCGTTTTGGCCTGCGCCGCATCTATTTTTCAGCTCCATGATGCCAGTGGCTTATTGCCAATACTAATAGTGTTTGGCGTGGCCCAAATGTTAGAAAGCGTTGTGTTAACGCCGATATTGGTTGGCGATAAGATCGGGCTGCACCCAGTCGCTGTTATTTTTTCGGTGATGGCTGGCGGACAATTGTTTGGTTTTACGGGTGTTTTATTGGCGTTACCGGTCGCGGCAGTTTTATTGGTACTACTGCGGCATGCTAATAAGCAATATAAAGAGAGCGAGTTGTATACGAATACATAA
- the arsC gene encoding arsenate reductase (glutaredoxin) (This arsenate reductase requires both glutathione and glutaredoxin to convert arsenate to arsenite, after which the efflux transporter formed by ArsA and ArsB can extrude the arsenite from the cell, providing resistance.), which produces MTLSIKIYHNPRCSKSRQTLKLLEERGVQMDIIEYLKEAPSKTELESVLELLNMEPRELMRKGETVYKELDLKNESLSSAQLITAMLENPILIERPIVLANGKAAIGRPPESVLDIL; this is translated from the coding sequence ATGACGTTGAGCATTAAAATCTATCACAACCCACGTTGCAGTAAATCGCGCCAAACGCTAAAGTTGCTTGAAGAAAGGGGCGTACAAATGGACATTATTGAGTACCTAAAAGAGGCACCCAGTAAAACCGAACTTGAGTCCGTCTTAGAGCTACTCAATATGGAGCCTCGTGAGCTAATGCGCAAAGGTGAGACGGTTTACAAGGAGCTTGACCTGAAAAATGAGAGCCTAAGCAGCGCTCAACTCATTACTGCAATGCTAGAAAACCCTATTCTAATAGAACGCCCTATCGTGTTGGCCAACGGCAAAGCGGCCATTGGTCGTCCACCAGAAAGCGTTCTGGATATTCTATAA
- the hldE gene encoding bifunctional D-glycero-beta-D-manno-heptose-7-phosphate kinase/D-glycero-beta-D-manno-heptose 1-phosphate adenylyltransferase HldE, translating to MKLPDFSRASVLVVGDLILDRNWQGDTSRISPEAPVPVVHIKDTEDCPGGAGNVALNIAALDSTVTVLGYTGNDEAAGVLKSQLEQANVNCRFEQLTGQPTITKLRVLSRHQQLIRLDFEDSFHDLPVEKLLQDFKQALPSHEVVVLSDYDKGTLASVQQLISVAKLAGKKVLVDPKGMDFKKYQGATLITPNWSEFQAVVGECHSDDDVVSRGSALLEELQLEALLVTRGEKGMTLLQPEQEPIHLPTQAQEVFDVTGAGDTVISTLAACLAAGSSFTEATVLANQAAGLVVAKLGTATITQQELKATLHTLEEMPRGFVSADDLATAISTARVNGEKIVLTNGCFDILHPGHVRYLQQAKNLGDRLVILVNDDASVSRLKGPERPINNLETRAEMLSALACVDWVCAFAEDSPREHICRILPDILVKGGDYKCIEDIEGHDCVAKAGGSTYVLDYVDGCSTTNLIKNIRDSSDKR from the coding sequence ATGAAACTACCCGATTTTAGCCGAGCATCCGTCTTGGTCGTTGGCGACTTGATACTGGATAGAAACTGGCAAGGGGATACGTCGCGTATTTCACCTGAAGCGCCGGTGCCGGTTGTTCACATAAAAGACACTGAGGATTGTCCGGGTGGGGCGGGTAATGTTGCACTCAATATCGCCGCTCTAGATTCAACCGTTACTGTCTTGGGTTATACCGGTAATGATGAGGCGGCTGGTGTGTTAAAAAGCCAGTTAGAACAGGCCAATGTGAATTGTCGATTTGAGCAATTAACGGGGCAGCCGACGATCACTAAACTTCGTGTTCTTAGCCGACATCAGCAATTAATTCGTTTAGATTTTGAAGACAGCTTTCATGACCTCCCTGTGGAGAAACTACTGCAAGATTTTAAGCAGGCGTTACCGTCGCATGAAGTGGTGGTCTTATCTGATTATGACAAAGGCACACTGGCGTCGGTGCAGCAGCTTATTTCAGTCGCTAAATTGGCGGGTAAAAAAGTACTGGTCGACCCGAAAGGAATGGATTTTAAGAAGTATCAGGGAGCGACACTGATCACGCCAAATTGGAGCGAGTTTCAAGCAGTTGTGGGTGAGTGCCATAGTGATGACGATGTTGTTAGCCGTGGCTCCGCTTTATTAGAAGAACTGCAACTAGAGGCGCTTTTAGTGACCCGTGGTGAAAAAGGCATGACCTTGCTTCAGCCAGAACAGGAACCCATTCACTTACCAACTCAGGCACAAGAAGTGTTTGATGTGACCGGTGCGGGTGATACCGTCATTTCAACCTTAGCAGCATGTTTGGCGGCCGGTTCAAGTTTTACCGAAGCGACGGTATTGGCGAATCAAGCCGCCGGTTTAGTTGTGGCAAAACTGGGCACAGCAACGATAACTCAGCAAGAGTTGAAAGCGACGTTGCATACGCTAGAGGAGATGCCGCGTGGGTTTGTCAGCGCGGATGATTTGGCGACGGCGATTAGCACGGCGCGGGTTAATGGCGAAAAAATTGTCTTAACAAATGGTTGCTTTGATATTTTGCACCCAGGCCACGTACGCTATTTGCAGCAAGCAAAAAACCTCGGCGACAGGCTTGTTATTCTTGTGAACGATGACGCGTCCGTGAGTAGGCTTAAAGGCCCAGAACGGCCGATCAATAATTTAGAAACCCGGGCAGAAATGCTATCGGCACTGGCCTGTGTGGATTGGGTTTGCGCCTTTGCAGAAGACTCGCCGCGCGAGCATATTTGTCGAATCCTGCCTGATATATTGGTGAAAGGTGGCGACTATAAATGCATTGAAGACATTGAAGGGCATGATTGCGTTGCGAAGGCGGGCGGTTCAACCTACGTGCTTGACTATGTGGATGGCTGTTCAACAACCAATTTGATTAAAAATATACGCGATAGTAGCGATAAAAGGTAA
- a CDS encoding mechanosensitive ion channel domain-containing protein produces the protein MENLLSEDALKQIQELLTVYGLKVIAALAIFIIGKMVANIVRSGITRTMSKGKSDPILISFTTNIVYAALLAFIIIAALGQLGIQTTSFIAILGAAGLAIGLALQGSLSNFAAGVLMIIFRPFKQGDFIEGAGVSGIVEEVHIFNTVLRTGDNKTIIIPNDALMGGNIVNYSSKPTRRIDLVIGIGYDDDIKKAKSILDELMQNDERILKDPAPTIGLLELADSSVNFAVRPWVNSADYWGVHFDLLESIKLRFDDEGISIPYPQQDIHLHSATCDKQ, from the coding sequence ATGGAAAATTTACTATCCGAAGACGCCCTCAAACAAATTCAAGAATTACTGACCGTTTATGGACTTAAAGTAATCGCTGCGCTCGCAATATTTATTATCGGTAAAATGGTAGCGAATATCGTTAGGTCCGGCATTACTAGGACAATGTCAAAGGGCAAATCTGACCCTATTCTAATTTCGTTTACCACGAATATAGTTTATGCCGCTCTACTCGCCTTCATTATCATTGCTGCTCTTGGCCAGCTGGGCATTCAAACCACTTCCTTCATCGCCATATTAGGTGCTGCAGGCCTTGCTATTGGCCTAGCACTTCAAGGCTCATTGTCCAATTTTGCGGCCGGCGTGTTAATGATCATCTTCCGCCCGTTCAAACAGGGCGATTTTATCGAAGGCGCTGGCGTTTCTGGCATCGTGGAAGAGGTTCACATATTTAATACCGTGCTACGTACTGGGGACAACAAAACCATCATCATCCCGAATGACGCCTTAATGGGCGGGAATATTGTTAATTATTCAAGCAAACCCACTCGCCGTATCGACCTAGTTATTGGCATCGGCTATGACGATGACATAAAAAAAGCCAAATCAATTTTAGATGAGCTCATGCAAAACGATGAGCGGATTCTAAAAGACCCTGCGCCCACTATTGGCTTGCTTGAACTAGCGGATAGTAGTGTGAATTTTGCCGTACGCCCGTGGGTCAACTCTGCCGATTACTGGGGTGTACACTTCGACTTGCTTGAAAGCATCAAACTGCGATTTGATGACGAAGGTATTAGCATCCCATACCCACAACAAGACATTCACTTGCACAGCGCAACTTGTGACAAACAATAG
- a CDS encoding DUF4197 domain-containing protein yields the protein MHHLLKRTIFVTALLSTPIVNAGFLDFIKDIDVNKLALPTSTQLPTNLSSTDVIAGLKQALEKGTSIAVTNLSTDGGFLNSADVKVPIPNSLQAIASSLRLLGQGNLVDNFQTTLNRAAERAAPEAATIFSNSIQQMSIDDAAKILNGADDAATEYFKQHNAEKLLAKFLPIVKQATDTSGVTSSYKLLITHSGSLGDMLASQSPDLDTFVAQKAVDAMFIRIAEQEKLIRENPAARTTDLLKKVFTP from the coding sequence ATGCATCACCTACTAAAACGAACTATCTTCGTTACAGCTTTACTAAGCACACCGATTGTTAACGCTGGGTTTCTCGACTTTATTAAAGACATCGACGTAAACAAACTGGCGCTTCCAACGTCCACTCAATTACCTACAAACCTCAGCAGCACCGATGTTATTGCCGGACTTAAACAAGCACTTGAGAAAGGAACCAGTATTGCAGTTACAAACTTAAGTACTGACGGCGGCTTCTTAAATAGTGCCGATGTAAAAGTTCCCATCCCAAACAGCCTACAAGCCATTGCTTCTTCACTGAGGCTGCTTGGCCAAGGTAATTTGGTTGATAACTTCCAGACCACCCTCAACAGGGCAGCAGAACGAGCCGCGCCTGAAGCTGCAACTATCTTTTCCAACAGCATCCAACAAATGAGCATTGATGACGCTGCAAAAATCCTAAATGGCGCAGACGACGCAGCAACCGAATATTTTAAGCAGCATAACGCAGAGAAATTATTAGCAAAATTCCTGCCCATCGTAAAACAAGCAACCGATACATCCGGGGTTACATCAAGTTACAAATTATTAATTACCCACTCTGGCTCACTAGGTGACATGCTCGCCTCGCAATCACCTGATCTTGATACCTTCGTCGCACAAAAAGCAGTAGACGCCATGTTCATACGCATTGCAGAACAAGAAAAACTGATTCGTGAAAACCCAGCTGCGCGAACAACAGATTTATTAAAGAAGGTATTCACCCCTTAA
- a CDS encoding Fe-Mn family superoxide dismutase, translating into MAHELPVLPYAIDALAPHISQETLEFHHGKHHATYVTKLNGLIPGTEFENSSLEDIVKNSSGPVFNNAAQIWNHTFYWNCLTPNSTEATGDLLAAINEAYGSVDAFKAEFTDKSINLFGAGWCWLVKNADGKLEIVQTSNAGTPLTSGQTPLLTCDVWEHAYYIDCRNARPAYMDKFWALVNWDFVAQNL; encoded by the coding sequence ATGGCACATGAATTACCTGTTCTACCTTATGCAATTGACGCATTAGCACCACATATTTCTCAAGAAACTCTTGAATTTCATCACGGCAAACATCACGCAACATACGTCACTAAACTTAACGGCCTTATCCCTGGAACAGAGTTCGAAAACTCAAGCCTTGAAGATATCGTTAAAAACTCTTCTGGCCCTGTTTTCAACAATGCTGCGCAAATCTGGAACCACACGTTTTACTGGAATTGCTTAACACCTAACAGCACAGAAGCAACTGGCGATTTACTAGCCGCTATTAACGAAGCTTATGGCTCTGTTGACGCATTCAAAGCTGAATTCACAGACAAATCAATCAATTTATTTGGCGCTGGCTGGTGCTGGTTAGTTAAAAATGCTGACGGCAAACTTGAAATTGTTCAAACTAGCAATGCAGGTACGCCATTAACATCGGGACAAACTCCTTTACTAACTTGCGATGTTTGGGAACACGCTTATTACATCGATTGCCGCAACGCTCGTCCTGCTTACATGGACAAGTTTTGGGCTTTAGTGAACTGGGACTTTGTTGCACAAAACCTATAG
- a CDS encoding DUF2069 domain-containing protein gives MKLPGKKAAYWLQLLSYLGLIGFITAWITVLVPPQSFPIALVLIVCVVPLLLPLMGVLHGREKPVNWAAYLSLLYFIHGTMEAFAGSSTRLLGIIEIIISLTVFFSASLYIRHVSKH, from the coding sequence ATGAAACTACCTGGCAAAAAAGCCGCCTATTGGCTGCAATTATTAAGCTATCTTGGCTTAATTGGTTTTATTACTGCTTGGATTACCGTATTGGTTCCACCGCAGTCCTTCCCCATTGCTCTAGTCCTCATTGTTTGCGTAGTGCCGCTATTGCTACCCTTGATGGGCGTGTTACATGGGCGAGAAAAACCGGTAAATTGGGCCGCTTACCTCAGTTTACTGTACTTTATACACGGCACGATGGAAGCCTTCGCCGGCTCATCAACAAGGCTCTTAGGCATTATTGAAATCATTATCAGCTTGACCGTGTTCTTTAGTGCGTCACTGTATATTCGTCACGTCAGCAAACATTGA
- the hda gene encoding DnaA regulatory inactivator Hda, whose amino-acid sequence MHPQLPLPFKLHEDFNFGNFIATENQLIVDSLKNTNELFVFLWGATGTGKTHLLQSTCQHQTQLGGTASYLPSKELLTTSPQILEGMANVGVVCIDDIDSLYGKTDWEEALFNIFNQIKQAGGRLIVSSTASPQQAQIILNDLKSRLNSGLPLNLLTLSDESTLKALQTRAHKLGLELNNDTANYLITHFPRDLDTLWSLLNQLDQASLAAQRKLTIPFLKATLSSHM is encoded by the coding sequence ATGCACCCGCAACTTCCGCTACCCTTCAAGTTACATGAAGACTTTAATTTTGGGAATTTTATTGCGACCGAAAACCAACTTATCGTTGATTCATTAAAAAACACCAACGAGCTTTTTGTTTTTCTTTGGGGCGCGACAGGCACAGGCAAAACTCATTTATTGCAATCTACTTGCCAACACCAAACTCAACTTGGTGGCACCGCCAGCTACCTACCATCAAAGGAACTGCTCACTACCTCACCTCAAATTCTAGAGGGCATGGCAAACGTCGGCGTAGTCTGTATCGATGATATTGACAGCCTTTATGGAAAAACCGATTGGGAAGAGGCACTGTTCAACATCTTCAACCAAATCAAACAAGCTGGCGGGCGGTTAATCGTCAGCTCAACCGCCTCACCTCAGCAGGCTCAAATAATACTGAACGACTTAAAAAGCCGCCTTAACAGCGGACTACCACTCAACCTCTTAACCTTGAGCGACGAAAGCACCTTGAAAGCGTTGCAAACACGTGCTCATAAGCTTGGTTTGGAGCTAAACAACGATACGGCAAATTATTTAATCACCCACTTTCCCCGTGATTTAGATACCTTATGGAGTCTGCTAAACCAATTAGACCAAGCTAGCCTTGCCGCTCAGCGAAAACTAACGATCCCCTTTTTGAAGGCAACTCTTTCAAGCCACATGTAA
- a CDS encoding CDP-alcohol phosphatidyltransferase family protein, giving the protein MTRKDIPNLISGIRIILVVPIVYLLLGENYKMALVLFIVAGLSDALDGFLAKRFGWTSLLGSFLDPLADKLLLVSCFLVCVFTGLVPVWLFVLILVRDLIVAFGALAYHFMFEEFHGSPPFSSKLNTTFQIIYLVMLISSQGIINIPANWIEFVLYSVAATTAISGLEYIWVWGLKAWDIKVKG; this is encoded by the coding sequence ATGACCAGGAAGGATATACCTAATTTGATTAGTGGCATTAGGATAATTCTGGTGGTGCCAATTGTTTATTTGTTGCTAGGTGAGAACTATAAGATGGCGCTGGTGCTATTTATTGTTGCGGGTCTATCAGATGCGTTGGATGGTTTTTTAGCTAAGCGCTTTGGTTGGACTAGTCTGCTGGGGTCTTTTCTTGACCCTTTGGCTGACAAGCTATTACTCGTCTCTTGTTTTCTAGTTTGTGTGTTTACTGGGTTAGTGCCTGTTTGGTTGTTCGTGTTGATTTTGGTGCGTGACTTAATTGTTGCGTTTGGCGCATTGGCATACCATTTTATGTTTGAAGAGTTTCATGGCTCACCACCGTTTTCCAGTAAATTAAATACCACGTTTCAAATCATTTATTTGGTGATGTTAATATCAAGCCAAGGCATTATTAATATACCGGCAAACTGGATAGAGTTCGTGCTGTATTCGGTTGCGGCAACGACCGCTATTAGTGGTTTAGAATATATTTGGGTTTGGGGTTTGAAGGCTTGGGACATTAAAGTTAAGGGTTAG